From Candidatus Nitricoxidivorans perseverans, the proteins below share one genomic window:
- the hemE gene encoding uroporphyrinogen decarboxylase — MTRPTNDNFLRALLREPVDYTPTWLMRQAGRYLPEYCETRKRAGSFLDLCKNPSLACEVTLQPLARYDLDAAILFSDILTVPDAMGLGLYFAEGEGPRFERPLREEWEIRDLEAPDPDVHLRYVMDAVAEIRRALNNSVPLIGFSGSPFTLACYMVEGGSSDDFRRVKTMLYDRPDLLHRILEVTTRAVVDYLNAQIESGAQAVMIFDTWGGTLAHRAYREFSLAYMRRIVEGLIKTRDGERIPSIVFTKGGGQWLESIAAIGCDGIGLDWTTDLGEARRRVGDKVALQGNLDPMALFASPEAVMAEAKRVLDSFGGDEGPGGPGGHVFNLGHGISQFTPPDNVSALVEAVRQYSRRA; from the coding sequence ATGACCCGCCCAACGAACGACAATTTCCTCCGCGCCCTGCTGCGCGAGCCTGTGGATTACACGCCTACGTGGCTGATGCGCCAGGCCGGCCGGTATCTTCCCGAATACTGCGAGACCCGCAAGCGGGCGGGCAGCTTTCTCGATCTGTGCAAGAACCCATCGCTGGCCTGCGAGGTCACCCTCCAGCCGCTGGCCCGCTACGACCTCGACGCCGCCATCCTGTTCTCGGACATCCTGACGGTGCCCGACGCCATGGGGCTGGGCCTCTACTTCGCCGAGGGCGAGGGGCCGAGGTTCGAGCGGCCGCTGCGCGAAGAATGGGAAATCCGCGATCTGGAGGCGCCGGATCCCGATGTGCATCTGCGCTACGTGATGGACGCCGTGGCCGAGATCCGCCGCGCCCTGAACAATTCCGTGCCGCTGATCGGCTTTTCGGGCAGCCCCTTCACGCTGGCCTGCTACATGGTCGAGGGCGGATCGTCGGACGACTTCCGCCGGGTCAAGACCATGCTCTACGACCGGCCCGACCTGCTGCACCGCATCCTGGAAGTGACGACGCGCGCCGTGGTCGACTACCTCAACGCCCAGATCGAATCGGGCGCCCAGGCCGTGATGATCTTCGACACCTGGGGCGGCACGCTGGCCCACCGCGCCTACCGGGAATTCTCGCTCGCCTACATGCGGCGCATCGTCGAGGGCCTGATCAAGACGCGCGACGGCGAACGCATTCCCTCCATCGTCTTCACCAAGGGCGGCGGCCAGTGGCTGGAGTCCATCGCCGCCATCGGCTGCGACGGCATCGGGCTGGACTGGACCACGGACCTCGGCGAGGCCCGCCGCCGCGTCGGCGACAAGGTGGCCCTGCAGGGGAACCTCGACCCCATGGCGCTGTTCGCCTCGCCCGAGGCGGTGATGGCCGAGGCGAAGCGCGTCCTCGACAGCTTCGGTGGGGACGAAGGACCCGGGGGTCCGGGCGGCCATGTATTCAACCTCGGCCATGGCATCTCCCAATTCACCCCGCCAGACAACGTTTCCGCGCTGGTCGAGGCGGTACGCCAATACAGCCGCCGCGCCTAG
- a CDS encoding response regulator, producing MAQILVVDDEIGIRELLSEILRDEGHDVKLAENAAAARAAREAARPDLVLLDIWMPDTDGITLLKEWGAHGLLTMPVVMMSGHGTIDTAVEATRIGAADFLEKPIGMQKLMAAIDRALERAPRPGGGLSLAAFPRSAPLKDLRKRLEQMAAKSRTLLLRAGPASVAELAARTLHAPGKAWIDLGHQAEPLSLESLADAGGGLLWCEELAQLSRMQQKSLLFALDRLEKYNLRLVAATGHDAAFLVRNGWDEGVARRLFEIWLGLPALSELRDEIPDIAAHLLAQMAETGAAPPCRFSTAALNALRQHGWGGGYGELRGAVKSLALAALDDEIGAEDVGRLLFPDGEAETGLPGLPPEVMAMPLREAREIFERIYFEHHLRQEGGNMTRLAEKSGLERTHLYRKLKDLGLRGGKSEE from the coding sequence ATGGCACAGATACTGGTGGTCGACGACGAAATCGGCATCCGCGAGCTGCTCTCGGAGATCCTGCGCGACGAGGGCCACGACGTGAAGCTGGCGGAAAACGCCGCCGCCGCCCGCGCGGCGCGCGAGGCGGCGCGTCCCGACCTGGTGCTGCTCGACATCTGGATGCCCGACACCGACGGCATCACCCTGCTCAAGGAGTGGGGCGCCCATGGGCTGCTGACCATGCCGGTGGTCATGATGTCCGGCCACGGCACCATCGACACCGCCGTGGAGGCCACGCGCATCGGCGCCGCGGATTTCCTGGAAAAGCCGATCGGCATGCAGAAGCTGATGGCGGCGATCGACCGCGCCCTGGAGCGCGCGCCCAGGCCCGGCGGCGGCCTTTCGCTGGCCGCCTTCCCGCGATCCGCGCCGCTCAAGGACCTGAGGAAGCGGCTCGAACAGATGGCCGCGAAGAGCCGCACGCTGCTGCTGCGCGCGGGACCCGCGAGCGTCGCGGAACTGGCCGCGCGCACGCTGCATGCGCCGGGCAAGGCCTGGATCGACCTGGGCCACCAGGCCGAGCCCCTGAGCCTGGAATCGCTGGCCGACGCCGGCGGGGGACTCCTCTGGTGCGAGGAGCTGGCGCAGCTCTCGCGCATGCAGCAGAAGAGCCTGCTGTTCGCGCTCGACCGGCTGGAAAAGTACAACCTGCGCCTGGTGGCGGCCACGGGCCACGACGCGGCCTTCCTTGTCCGGAACGGTTGGGACGAGGGCGTCGCGCGCCGGCTGTTCGAGATATGGCTCGGCCTGCCGGCGCTCTCCGAGTTGCGGGACGAGATTCCCGACATCGCGGCCCACCTGCTGGCGCAGATGGCCGAGACCGGGGCGGCGCCCCCGTGCCGCTTTTCCACCGCCGCGCTCAACGCCCTGCGCCAGCATGGATGGGGCGGCGGCTACGGCGAGCTGAGGGGCGCGGTGAAGTCCCTGGCCCTGGCGGCGCTGGACGACGAGATCGGCGCCGAGGACGTGGGCCGCCTGCTGTTCCCGGACGGCGAGGCGGAAACCGGCCTGCCCGGCCTGCCGCCTGAGGTCATGGCGATGCCGCTCCGGGAGGCGCGGGAAATCTTCGAGCGCATCTATTTCGAGCATCATCTGCGCCAGGAGGGCGGTAACATGACCCGCCTGGCCGAAAAGAGCGGGCTGGAGCGGACGCACCTGTACCGCAAGCTCAAGGATCTGGGACTGCGAGGCGGAAAGAGCGAGGAGTAG
- a CDS encoding DUF4390 domain-containing protein, with the protein MTVFITRCWRSALRLALALTLGLSALSGPAHAGGIEPVRAQLSPSDDELVLSAEFALNLGPRLEEAVSRGVPLHFKLEFTLGHPRWYWIEEHLASRTIEYRLTYNVLMRQYRLSTGGLHQSFPSLSEALRVLSRVGALPVAPISALKPGESYAAALRLSLDRSQLPKPFQVDALADKDWQVGAKALRWQFVAPGTETK; encoded by the coding sequence ATGACGGTTTTTATTACGCGCTGCTGGAGAAGCGCCCTTAGGCTTGCGCTCGCGCTCACCCTGGGGCTGTCGGCGCTATCCGGCCCGGCCCATGCCGGCGGCATCGAGCCGGTGCGGGCGCAGCTTTCGCCCTCGGACGACGAGCTGGTCCTCTCCGCCGAATTCGCGCTGAACCTCGGGCCACGCCTGGAAGAAGCCGTCTCCCGCGGCGTGCCGCTCCACTTCAAGCTGGAATTCACCCTCGGCCATCCCCGCTGGTACTGGATCGAGGAGCATCTGGCCAGCCGCACGATCGAGTACCGCCTCACCTACAACGTCCTGATGCGCCAGTACCGCCTGTCGACGGGAGGGCTGCACCAGAGCTTCCCGTCGCTCTCCGAGGCGCTGCGCGTGCTTTCGCGCGTGGGCGCCCTGCCCGTCGCGCCGATATCGGCGCTCAAGCCGGGCGAGTCCTACGCCGCCGCGCTGCGCCTGTCGCTGGACCGCAGCCAGCTACCCAAGCCCTTCCAGGTCGATGCGCTCGCCGACAAGGACTGGCAGGTGGGTGCCAAGGCGCTGCGCTGGCAGTTTGTCGCGCCGGGGACGGAAACGAAATGA
- a CDS encoding ATP-binding protein, with protein sequence MTAALAIVAALGAMLLFLLATASANTALFASHYPWLLAFNALAAFVLVVLVGIRLRKLRREYRQGVFGSRLKTRLLVMLALMAVLPGALVYAVSMQFAVKSIDSWFDVRVDSALEGGLELGRSVLDAQQKELLEKARDMALDISDTAAGPALANRLREQAGVRTLTLVTLSGHVLAHSADGTNANDLLPDLPPPSQLRLAQQGRGMAAIEGDPASGLLLRALAPVGSSGIGGNFGGFGVEPRILQLTRPVPAAVTRNAASVEAAWRDYQELQLGRAGLKRIYSLTLTFTLLLALFAAIALSFFLAERLARPLLILAEGTRAVAAGDFTPRATLETDDELGVLTRSFNAMTVQLDQARAEREAFMRAAAWAEVAKRVAHEIKNPLMPIQLSADRLQRKLADKLAPEDREMLERSTRTIVNQVESMKAMVNEFRDYARLPPPVPAPLDANVVVREVLDLYGSNGVRIGAVLAEDLPMALADAGQLRQVLHNLVKNAKESLAEHPPAPPAAPEITVSTRAGAGRVIVSVADNGGGFPPEILARAFEPYVTHKAKGTGLGLAIVKKIVDEHRGEVLLSNREGGGAEVTVRLPSAE encoded by the coding sequence ATGACGGCCGCCCTCGCCATCGTCGCCGCCCTGGGCGCGATGCTGCTCTTCCTGCTGGCGACGGCCAGCGCCAACACGGCCCTGTTCGCCAGCCACTATCCCTGGCTCCTGGCCTTCAACGCGCTGGCGGCCTTCGTGTTGGTGGTGCTGGTCGGCATCCGGCTGAGGAAGCTCCGGCGCGAGTACCGCCAGGGCGTCTTCGGCTCGCGGCTGAAGACGCGCCTGCTGGTGATGCTGGCGCTGATGGCGGTGCTGCCGGGGGCGCTGGTGTATGCGGTGTCGATGCAGTTCGCCGTCAAGAGCATCGATTCCTGGTTCGACGTGCGCGTGGACAGCGCCCTCGAAGGCGGCCTCGAGCTGGGCCGCAGCGTGCTCGACGCCCAGCAGAAGGAACTGCTGGAAAAGGCGCGCGACATGGCCCTGGACATTTCCGATACTGCGGCGGGGCCGGCGCTCGCGAACCGGCTGCGCGAGCAGGCCGGCGTGCGGACGCTCACGCTGGTGACGCTTTCGGGCCACGTGCTGGCCCACAGCGCGGACGGGACCAACGCCAACGACCTGCTGCCCGATCTGCCGCCGCCCTCGCAGCTTCGCCTGGCGCAGCAGGGCCGGGGCATGGCCGCCATCGAGGGCGACCCCGCTTCCGGCCTGCTGCTGCGGGCGCTGGCGCCGGTCGGCAGCAGCGGCATTGGCGGCAACTTCGGCGGCTTCGGCGTCGAACCGCGCATCCTGCAGCTGACCCGGCCCGTGCCGGCGGCCGTCACGCGCAACGCCGCCTCCGTCGAGGCCGCCTGGCGCGACTATCAGGAACTACAGCTGGGCAGGGCGGGGCTCAAGCGCATCTACTCGCTCACACTGACGTTCACGCTGCTGCTGGCGCTGTTCGCCGCCATCGCGCTGTCCTTCTTCCTGGCCGAACGGCTGGCGCGGCCGCTATTGATCCTGGCCGAGGGCACGCGGGCGGTCGCCGCCGGCGATTTCACGCCGCGCGCCACGCTGGAGACGGACGACGAGCTGGGCGTGCTGACGCGCTCCTTCAACGCCATGACCGTGCAGCTCGACCAGGCGCGCGCCGAGCGCGAAGCCTTCATGCGCGCCGCCGCCTGGGCCGAGGTGGCAAAGCGGGTCGCCCACGAGATCAAGAATCCGCTGATGCCCATCCAGCTCTCGGCCGATCGGCTTCAGCGCAAGCTGGCCGACAAGCTGGCGCCGGAAGACCGGGAAATGCTGGAACGGTCGACCCGCACCATCGTCAACCAGGTCGAGTCCATGAAGGCCATGGTCAACGAGTTCCGGGACTACGCCCGGCTGCCGCCGCCGGTGCCGGCGCCGCTCGACGCGAACGTCGTGGTGCGCGAAGTGCTGGACCTCTATGGATCGAACGGCGTGAGGATCGGCGCCGTCCTGGCGGAGGACCTTCCGATGGCGCTGGCCGACGCCGGCCAGTTGCGCCAGGTGCTGCACAATCTCGTCAAAAACGCCAAGGAATCGCTGGCCGAGCATCCGCCCGCCCCGCCGGCCGCGCCGGAAATCACGGTCTCCACCCGCGCCGGGGCCGGGCGCGTTATCGTGTCGGTCGCCGACAACGGCGGCGGATTTCCGCCGGAAATCCTGGCGCGCGCCTTCGAACCCTACGTCACCCACAAGGCGAAGGGCACGGGGCTGGGGCTGGCCATCGTCAAGAAGATCGTGGACGAGCATCGCGGCGAGGTGCTCCTGTCCAACCGGGAAGGCGGGGGGGCGGAAGTGACGGTCAGGCTGCCCTCGGCAGAGTAG
- a CDS encoding TrkH family potassium uptake protein translates to MRRFRPVLRVFGVLLMCFALAMLVPLALSWLWRDGATSVYDEAFLLTFGTGLALWGVARGETRELKVRDGFLMVVMVWTLLPVFAGLPLILHLNLSFTDAYFEATSGLTTTGATVLTGLDALPPSINLWRGMLVWLGGMGLIVLAVAILPLLGIGGRQMFKAETPGPMKDNQLTPRMTETAKGLWGVYAAITVACALLYHMAGMDWFDAVMHAFTTMGLGGFSSHDASYGHWNSPAVEAVAIVFMLIAGMNFATHFLAVHGRSWRPYLRDPEVGWYLLVLAGSVLCIALYLWALGTYPEFMTALRFSAFNVVSIATTTGFANTDYNLWPMFAPLWMLFLCSFTTSAGSTGGGIKMIRALILYKQVYRELIRAMHPNAVWLVRVGGAVVPQNILFAVLAFSFVYMASIVSMTLLMSISGLEIVTAFSAVVASINNTGPGLNQVGPATTFAVLTDFQTWVCTFAMLLGRLEIFTLLVVLTPAFWRK, encoded by the coding sequence ATGCGTCGCTTCCGGCCGGTGCTGCGCGTCTTCGGCGTCCTGCTGATGTGTTTCGCCCTCGCCATGCTGGTGCCGCTGGCCCTCTCCTGGCTGTGGCGGGACGGCGCCACGTCGGTCTACGATGAAGCCTTCCTGCTGACGTTCGGCACTGGGCTGGCGCTATGGGGGGTGGCGCGCGGCGAGACGCGCGAGCTCAAGGTGCGCGACGGATTCCTCATGGTGGTCATGGTATGGACGCTGCTGCCGGTATTCGCCGGCCTGCCGCTGATCCTCCACCTGAACCTCTCTTTCACCGACGCCTACTTCGAGGCAACGTCGGGGCTTACCACCACCGGCGCCACGGTCCTGACGGGCCTCGACGCGCTGCCGCCGTCGATCAACCTCTGGCGCGGCATGCTGGTCTGGCTGGGCGGCATGGGGCTGATCGTGCTGGCCGTGGCCATCCTTCCCCTGCTCGGCATCGGCGGCCGTCAAATGTTCAAGGCGGAAACGCCGGGGCCGATGAAGGACAACCAACTGACACCGCGCATGACCGAAACGGCCAAGGGGCTGTGGGGCGTCTACGCCGCCATCACCGTCGCCTGCGCCCTTCTCTACCACATGGCCGGCATGGACTGGTTCGACGCCGTCATGCATGCCTTCACGACGATGGGGCTGGGCGGGTTCTCCAGCCACGACGCGAGCTACGGCCACTGGAATTCGCCGGCCGTCGAGGCGGTCGCCATCGTCTTCATGCTGATCGCCGGCATGAACTTTGCGACCCATTTCCTGGCCGTGCATGGACGCTCGTGGCGCCCCTACCTGCGCGACCCGGAGGTGGGCTGGTACCTGCTGGTCCTGGCCGGCAGCGTTCTTTGCATCGCCCTCTACCTGTGGGCGCTCGGCACCTATCCCGAATTCATGACCGCGCTGCGATTCTCGGCCTTCAACGTGGTGTCGATCGCCACCACGACGGGCTTCGCCAACACCGACTACAACCTCTGGCCGATGTTCGCGCCGCTGTGGATGCTGTTCCTGTGCAGCTTCACCACGAGCGCCGGCTCCACGGGCGGCGGCATCAAGATGATCCGGGCGCTGATCCTCTACAAGCAGGTCTACCGCGAGCTGATCCGGGCCATGCACCCCAACGCCGTCTGGCTGGTGCGGGTCGGCGGCGCGGTCGTGCCTCAGAACATCCTGTTCGCGGTGCTGGCCTTCAGCTTCGTCTACATGGCCAGCATCGTCTCGATGACGCTCCTCATGTCCATTTCGGGGCTCGAAATCGTCACCGCGTTCTCGGCGGTGGTGGCTTCCATCAACAACACCGGGCCGGGCCTCAACCAGGTCGGCCCAGCCACCACCTTCGCCGTTCTGACCGACTTCCAGACCTGGGTATGCACCTTCGCCATGCTGCTCGGGCGCCTGGAAATCTTCACGCTGCTGGTCGTGCTCACCCCGGCGTTCTGGCGAAAGTAG
- the trkA gene encoding Trk system potassium transporter TrkA encodes MRIVILGAGQVGASVAEALASEANDITIVDQDGARLAELADHCDVRTITGNAAYPSVLREAGIEDTDLLVAVTQSDQTNLVACKIARSLFHVPTRIARLRSQDFFEGDLLSTENFAVDYAICPEQDITDYIARLIEFPEALQVLEFAGGRVVLVAVRANPGGLLVGKPIREMRTHLPPSIDARIVAIFREHQPVEADGGTVVEAGDEVFLLADAGHMRTVMQELRRMLEPVKRVMIAGGGNIGARVAATLEKHYEVKLLERNRGRAEAIAGRLNSTLVLHGEATDENLLAQENIDETDMFLALTNDDEDNIMAASLAKRLGCKRVLALINRRAYAEMVQGGPIDIGLSPAQVSIGALLTHVRRGDVARVHSLRRGAAEALELVAHGDRSTSKVVGRRIEELPVIKGARIGAIVRRDEQVIIPHHDTVIEEDDHVVVFCTRKRQVREVERLFQVGIGFL; translated from the coding sequence GTGAGAATCGTGATCCTGGGCGCCGGCCAGGTCGGCGCGAGCGTGGCGGAGGCGTTGGCCTCGGAGGCCAACGACATCACCATCGTCGATCAGGACGGCGCGCGCCTGGCGGAACTGGCCGACCATTGCGACGTGCGCACCATCACAGGCAACGCCGCCTATCCGTCGGTGCTGCGCGAGGCGGGCATCGAGGACACCGACCTCCTGGTCGCGGTGACCCAGTCGGACCAGACGAACCTCGTCGCCTGCAAGATCGCGCGCAGCCTCTTCCACGTGCCGACGCGCATCGCCCGCCTGCGCTCGCAGGACTTCTTCGAGGGCGACCTCCTGTCGACGGAGAACTTCGCCGTCGATTACGCCATCTGTCCCGAGCAGGACATCACCGACTACATCGCCCGGCTGATCGAGTTTCCCGAGGCGCTGCAAGTGCTGGAATTCGCCGGCGGGCGCGTCGTGCTGGTGGCGGTGCGCGCCAACCCCGGCGGCCTCCTGGTGGGCAAGCCGATCCGCGAGATGAGGACGCACCTTCCGCCATCCATCGACGCCCGCATCGTCGCGATCTTCCGTGAGCATCAGCCGGTCGAGGCGGACGGCGGCACGGTGGTGGAAGCCGGGGACGAGGTCTTCCTGCTGGCCGACGCCGGGCACATGCGCACGGTGATGCAGGAGCTGCGGCGCATGCTGGAGCCGGTGAAGCGGGTGATGATCGCCGGCGGCGGCAACATCGGCGCCCGCGTGGCGGCGACCCTGGAGAAGCATTACGAGGTCAAGCTGCTCGAACGGAACCGGGGCCGCGCCGAGGCCATCGCCGGCCGGCTGAACAGCACCCTGGTGCTGCACGGCGAGGCGACGGACGAGAACCTGCTGGCCCAGGAGAACATCGACGAGACCGACATGTTCCTCGCGCTGACCAACGACGACGAGGACAACATCATGGCCGCCTCGCTGGCGAAAAGGCTGGGCTGCAAGCGCGTGCTGGCGCTCATCAACCGCCGCGCCTACGCCGAGATGGTGCAGGGCGGCCCCATCGACATCGGCCTCTCCCCCGCCCAGGTGTCCATCGGCGCGCTGCTCACCCACGTGCGCCGCGGCGACGTGGCGCGGGTGCACAGCCTGCGGCGCGGCGCGGCGGAAGCGCTGGAGCTGGTGGCCCACGGCGACAGATCCACGTCCAAGGTTGTCGGCCGCCGCATCGAGGAACTGCCGGTCATCAAGGGCGCCCGCATCGGCGCCATCGTCCGCCGCGACGAGCAGGTCATCATTCCCCACCACGACACGGTGATCGAGGAGGACGACCACGTCGTCGTCTTCTGCACCCGCAAGCGGCAGGTGCGGGAGGTCGAGAGGCTTTTCCAGGTCGGCATCGGATTCCTGTGA
- a CDS encoding primosomal protein N', translating to MYILRIALDLPLPGEFDYRAEDASAADIGHRAIVPFGTAKKVGVILDVRETSDQPPEKLRAVESVLRDMPPLPPDWRALCEFCARYYQHPLGQVVAFALPPLLRRGKLPRPVKPGKAGAVPQPLTLPELLPEQAVAVAAIEAASGFSPFLLHGVTGSGKTEVYLRAIETVLSRGGQALMLVPEIALTPQLEGRVRARFPEARIVCAHSGIADAARARAFLDALEGRADIVLGTRLAVFMPLPRLALIVIDEEHDASFKQQDGLRYSARDVAVFRAKQMNVPIVLGSATPSLETFHHARTDRYRLIELTRRAVAEAMPSVATIDTRKEKLKDGMSAALIEAVSERLRRGEQSLIFLNRRGYAPVLACPSCGWVSRCRRCAANLVLHLADRRLRCHHCGLESGIPGACPDCGNQDLHPCGRGTQRLEAALSERFPDARILRIDRDSASTSKKWQALLDAIHRGDADILVGTQMLAKGHDFPKLTLVGVVGADAALFAADFRAPERLFAQLMQVGGRSGRAALPGEVLIQTEYPDHPLYRALAEHDYVRFAREQIAEREQAGFPPFAFQALLRAEAKTMGESLAFLAQAKDAAGSLATGGAVALYDPVPMRMFRLMNLERAQLLAESRSRPALQAFLAAWTEALRGIRAPRDLRWHLDVDPLEF from the coding sequence ATGTATATCCTTCGTATAGCACTCGACCTCCCCCTGCCCGGAGAATTCGACTATCGGGCGGAGGATGCCTCGGCCGCCGACATCGGCCACCGCGCGATCGTGCCCTTTGGAACCGCGAAGAAGGTCGGCGTGATCCTCGACGTGAGGGAGACGAGCGACCAGCCGCCGGAGAAGCTCCGGGCCGTGGAATCCGTCCTGCGCGACATGCCGCCGCTGCCGCCCGACTGGCGGGCGCTCTGCGAGTTCTGCGCCCGCTACTACCAGCACCCCCTCGGCCAGGTCGTCGCCTTCGCGCTGCCGCCGCTGCTGCGGCGCGGCAAACTGCCACGCCCGGTCAAGCCCGGAAAGGCGGGTGCCGTCCCGCAGCCGCTGACTCTTCCGGAACTGCTGCCCGAGCAGGCGGTGGCGGTGGCGGCCATCGAGGCGGCGAGCGGGTTTTCCCCTTTCCTACTGCACGGCGTGACCGGCAGCGGCAAGACCGAGGTCTACCTGCGCGCCATCGAGACCGTCCTCTCGCGGGGCGGGCAGGCGCTGATGCTGGTGCCGGAGATCGCGTTGACGCCCCAGCTCGAAGGCCGCGTCCGCGCCCGCTTTCCCGAGGCGCGCATCGTCTGCGCCCACAGCGGCATTGCCGACGCCGCCCGCGCCCGCGCCTTCCTCGATGCGCTCGAAGGCCGCGCCGACATCGTGCTGGGCACACGGCTCGCGGTGTTCATGCCCCTGCCTCGCCTCGCGCTGATCGTCATCGACGAGGAGCACGACGCCTCCTTCAAGCAGCAGGACGGCCTGCGCTACTCGGCGCGCGACGTCGCGGTGTTCCGAGCGAAGCAGATGAATGTTCCCATCGTGCTGGGCTCTGCCACGCCGTCGCTCGAAACATTCCACCATGCCCGCACGGACCGCTATCGCCTGATCGAGCTGACCCGACGCGCCGTCGCCGAGGCCATGCCGTCCGTGGCGACCATCGACACCCGCAAGGAGAAGCTGAAGGACGGCATGAGCGCCGCACTGATCGAGGCGGTGAGCGAGCGCTTACGAAGGGGTGAGCAGAGCCTGATCTTCCTCAACCGCCGCGGCTATGCGCCGGTGCTGGCCTGCCCGTCCTGCGGCTGGGTCTCCCGCTGCCGGCGCTGCGCGGCGAACCTTGTGCTGCACCTGGCCGACCGGCGGTTGCGATGCCATCACTGCGGCCTGGAGTCCGGCATCCCCGGCGCCTGCCCCGATTGCGGCAACCAGGACCTCCATCCCTGCGGCCGGGGCACCCAGCGGCTGGAGGCGGCGCTCTCCGAACGCTTTCCCGACGCCCGCATCCTGCGCATCGACCGCGATTCGGCGAGCACGTCGAAGAAATGGCAGGCGCTGCTCGACGCCATCCACCGGGGCGACGCCGACATCCTCGTCGGCACCCAGATGCTGGCCAAGGGCCACGACTTTCCGAAGCTCACGCTGGTGGGTGTGGTGGGGGCCGACGCGGCGCTGTTCGCCGCCGACTTCCGCGCGCCCGAACGGCTGTTCGCGCAGCTCATGCAGGTGGGCGGACGCAGCGGCCGGGCCGCCCTGCCGGGCGAAGTGCTGATCCAGACCGAGTACCCGGATCACCCCCTCTACCGCGCCCTGGCGGAGCACGATTACGTCCGCTTCGCCCGAGAGCAGATCGCCGAGCGCGAGCAGGCCGGCTTCCCGCCCTTCGCCTTCCAGGCGCTGCTGCGGGCCGAGGCGAAGACGATGGGAGAGTCACTCGCCTTCCTCGCGCAGGCGAAGGATGCGGCGGGCAGCCTCGCCACCGGGGGGGCCGTCGCGCTGTACGACCCGGTGCCCATGCGCATGTTCCGCCTGATGAACCTGGAGCGCGCGCAGCTGCTGGCGGAGTCCCGGAGCCGCCCGGCGCTCCAGGCCTTCCTCGCCGCCTGGACGGAGGCGCTGCGCGGCATCAGGGCGCCGCGCGACCTGCGCTGGCACCTCGACGTCGATCCGCTGGAATTCTGA